The nucleotide sequence CAGATTTAGATAGTTTTTCTCCTTTTTCATCAACTAATAGTGGATGGTGAAGAAATTCTACTTCTTCAAAGTTTTCTAGTTCGAGCTTATTTCCGAGAAAGATTTGAGCAGCTGAAGACTCAACAAGGTCTTCTCCTCTAACAATAAAATCAATTCCATCATCTTCATCGTCAATAAGTGATGCCAATTGATACGAGAAAAGGCCATCTTTTCGTCTGATGATAAAGTCTTTCATAACAGCATCAACATCGATAGCAAGATCGCCAATAAATAAATCTTCTAATAAAATAGGTGTAGGCGTAGTTTTAATCCTTACGGCATTGTCACTACTGAAAGGGAGGTTTAAGTCTCTACATTTACCAGTGTATAAACCAGAGGGAGATTGCTCAAAAACTTCTTTTCTAGAACAATTGCAGGCAAATAAATCGCCTTGTTCTTTGAGTTTGTCAAAAGCTTGTTGATAGCGATGATAGCGTAATTCTTGTGACCAATTTTTTTTGAAGTCATCTACACTAAAAGGGCCTTGATCATAATCTAGCCCTAACCAATCAATGGTTTGAAAAATATCTTCAATGTATTCGTCTCTAGCTCGAGTACTGTCAATATCATCAATGCGTAAAAGTATTTGACCATCTTCAGATTGTCTTGCCAAAATCCAAGTTAAAAGGAATGAATAGGCATTGCCAATATGTAAATAACCGGAAGGTGTTGGTGCAAATCTCGTACGCATTGATATAATAATTTCATTGAAAATATCTACAAAGGTACATAGTAGATTCGAATTAGTTGATACGGGTACGGGTTAATTTAATTCAATAAAAACAAGAGATTAAATTAATTTGATTTAGCCATCAAACGGTATGAACCCATGAAAACTAACGAAAGAACGAAGACACAAGCAAGTAATTCCATAAGACTATAGTTTAGAGGTTGAATTTAGTATTGTATGTCCTAAGACATTTATTATTACGAGTAAGACAAGATTTTGTATGATATAATTATCGTGAATTAATGTTTATTAGGTAAAGAGCTCTCTATCTGTTAGTAAAGGTAAAAAAAATACACCACCATAATTTTATCGGAGTTCATTTTTCTTGATATAGTCCAATAAAATCACAGCAGTGTATTATGTTAGGTGCTAGAGTTGACTAACTTTCTAATTGATCAACGGCATAAGCATAAGCTCCTAGAGAAATCGCTTCACTAGTTCCTAATGAAGAAATACCTACACCAATTTTAGGGTTGGCATCATACTTTACAGTTTTATCACTGAAAGGTACTTTAATCTCTAACTGGTTATTTGTCACGAACTTCTCTGTCTCAGTTTCGCTAGTTAGGTCGAATACTTCCATTACTAAACGATCAGTTCCAGAGTTGTATTTAGATTTCATCTCAGCTAAAGTTGCTGGCATAAATAATTCGTGAGCACCAGATAATCCTCCACCAATGACTACAATTGCATCGATAGTTGTGGCTAAAGTACAAAGAACATCACCTAAGTTTTCTCCTAATGTGTCGAAAGACTTTTGTGCGCTCTTATTATCACCTTCTTGGATACCTTTTGCGATTTCAAAGATATCTTTTGGTGTTAGTTCTGCATTATCTACACCTGAGAATTCTTTGTAAAATCTTTGTATAGCTCTAATACAAGAAGCTTCTTCAGCATTGATATGGTCTAATACCTTCGAAGGCATCAACCAGATTTCACCACCCATACTGTTATCGCCAATGTGAAGTTTGTTGTCAGAAACAACACCTCCACCAAGACCAGTACCTAGTGTGATACCAATAATATTTTTGTATTGCTTGTCGCTACCATTTGCTTTAAGCTTAGCATTGATTTCTGGTAAAATACCACCAATTGCTTCACCGTAAGCAAACAAGTCACCATCATTGTTAATAAATGCAGGAATACCAAATTGTTCTTCTAACATTGGTCCAAGTGCCACACCACCTCTGTATCCAGGAAGGTTTTGAAGGTCGCCAATGATACCGTTCGGGTAATCAGCAGGACCAGGGAATGCAAAACTGATAGCTTCTGGTTTTTTATCGCCTAATTGTTGGATGACATGATTAAAGCCATCAAGGATGTTTTGTAAACTTTTCTCTAGATTGTCACCGTTAGAAGGTAGTCTATGCGGATCAACGATCATTTTTCCGCCTTGCATTGCTGAAAATACGAAGTTAGTGCCACCTGCATCAAGTGTTAGGACAATTTGTTTTTTCTCTTGTATTGACATCGTTGTTATTGTATAGTTTTATTTCTGTTCAGTAGTAATCAATTTCACCTCAAATGGAGACATTTTCACATACAAATTTCGGTGATTCATCACTTTGATATCTGTATTTCTTGATAATATGACCGAATGCTGATCAAATACTTGATGAGCGTTCATTTCAAAGCAGTAAAAATCAAGTTCAGATATATCATCTTGGAATTCAACCGATATAGCTTTACTTGTTTCCGCTAAATTGACCATCAAAGTTACATATTCATTATTTAATGTAATAGCACCTACTGCATAAAAGTTATGATGATTTTTATTATCCATTTTGATAATTCGACTGCCTTTAGGAATATATTTTGACATCCATGACCAAGTGTAATACCAAGGTCGATTATTTAATTCGGTCGAATCTTGATATAGAGTATCTCCAAGAGAATTAAACATACCCCATCTTATCAGCTGTGATTTGTTCCCATCACTCGCTTCTGTAAACATAGCATCATCTAAATTCCAAGCGACAATAGCATCTGCTCCGTCATTTAATAATTGAATACTTCCTACGGTGGTATTGATCGCATACTTAGTTGTATATACCGCAGACTGTGAGTTTCGGCTTGTTCTTCCATCATGAATCACAGAATCGCTTTGTTGTAATGCATATTCTGTGATAAATAGCGGATGTGCTAATTGCTGAATAGATTCAGATGAAATATTCAAAGCAGAATCAACGCGGTCATTGAGTATGGACTGTTCTGTTAGTATGGCATGTATATCATAAGCACCAATTTTTTCATGTAGCTCCTTTTGTGTTTTACCTAGCCATTCTTTTCCTTCAGTATCTTTATTTGGCATACTCCATTGTGGATCAGAACTTGGACCCATAATTTTTACATATTGATTTAATTCCTTCTTGTTTAATTGTTGATGAAGCATTTCTATTATTTCTTTCCAATGTTCCCAATCTCCTTGAGTCTTGGCTTTGAATGTATTCGGAGCATCAACAATTGTATAATACTTAATGCAAGTATATTTTTTTTTCTTAATGAGGTGATGTAAAAATTGACCAATCATTTCTACCCATTGATCATAATTGTTTTGGTTGAATTGCCATGATGGGTTCCATTCTCCTAAAATGACGGTAATATTCTCTCTCTGACAATAATCTAGTACTCTATATAATGCATGCATCTCATGTCTGTCAAAACTGAGTACGGGTATACCATTGTTGTCTAACCTCCTAAAGTAACGATCTTGAGAGTTATCAAGAATTCTAATAATTGATGGCTGCATGTAGTCTAATTTCTGAAATAAGAACTGCCATCGTTTTGGGTCTTTCATTAAGTAACCCCAAGGATCTCTAGGAGCATCTGCATGTATATAAGTAGACCATTGAACTCCAAAGCCTTCGAAATGATCATTTACTATATTTTTTTGGTCGAACTGTACACTATAGTCTGTTTTTTCTTCTTTGCAGGAGAATAAGAAAAGGTGAATCACAAGAAGAATGAGTAGGGTAGAGTGTTTTTTGGTCATAGAATGCTATTACAATTTTTCATTTGTAACAAAATCTACATAAATGATGATGAAAAACTGCTGAAATATTCGAATAATGTAATGATCTATAAAAAAAAGTCACATCAATTCCATTTAAATAATTAAAGTCATTTCAAAATTGAAAAAGAATGTACAAATTCCGCCGCGATTGAAATAAATCAACAATTAAACGAACACTTTCAAAAATATATACTTATCATGACAACAGTTACATTAGGTATCGACGTTGGGGGAACTAATACTAAGATCGGTTTTGTAGACCGTCACGGTAGATGTTTGGCTAGTACTCACATTCCTACAGGTGCAGACAAACCATTCGATAACTTCTTAAAAGACGTTTTTTCTACAGTAGAAGAACTGAAAAAAGAAGCTGGTGAAATCGAAATGGTAGCAGTAGGTATTGGAGCTCCAAACGCAAACTATTATACAGGTAAAATTGAAAAAGCCGTAAACCTTAAAGGTTGGGGTGAGGAAGTAGCTATCGCTGATTTAATGCAAGAGCACTTCAAAGTTCCTGTAGCTATTACAAATGATGCAAACGCTGCTGCTTTAGGTGAAATGAAGTTTGGTGTTGCTCAAGGAATGAAAAACTTCTTAGTTGTTACTTTAGGTACTGGTTTAGGAAGTGGTATCATCGTAAATGGTGACTTACTTTACGGTCATGATGGTTTTGCTGGTGAGTTAGGACACATCAACGTAGTTGAAGACGGTCGTATCTGTGGCTGTGGAAGAAGAGGTTGTTTAGAAACATATGTTTCAGCAACGGGTATCAAGCGTACTATGTTTGAACTGTTAGCAGATAACAACGGTAGTAGCTTACTTTCTAATAAAACATTTGAAGACTTAGAAGCAAAAGATATTTTTGATGCTGCTGAGCAAGGTGACGAATTAGCAAAAGAAGCATTTGCTGTTACAGGTGAAATTTTAGGTAAAGCATTAGCAGATACTATCGCAATCTTTAGCCCTGAGGCAATTGTATTGTTTGGTGGTTTAGCAAGTGCAGGCGATTACATCACTTCTCCAACTCGCGAAGCAATGGAAGCGAATTGCTTATCAATCTTTAAAGGAAAAACTCGCTTAGTTGTATCGAACTTAGAAGGTGATAACACTGCTATCTTAGGTTCTTCAGCTTTAGCTTGGCAAGAATATGAAAAGCAACAAGCTTAATTATTCGATATAATATATAAAAAAGTCCCCTCTTAATGCATTACTGCTACAAGAGGGGATTTTTTGTTTTTGTGATTTTGGTTTTCAGTTAATAGAAATAGGTTTCTCAAGCCTATTGTATGAGCAGGGTTCCAAAAAAATGAAGATATACAGTAGCCCTACTCAATATTTTCATTATCTGCTAGCTTTGTACTCAATAGGAGTTTGAGCATCAGAAACAGATAAATTATTTACAGTAAATGAGTTGGCAGGCTCTTTACCTTCTTCAGGGAAGTAAGTTTCATGAACATGTACTAATGTGATGTTATGCTCAATACTAACACCTGTTGGATAGCCTTCTACCTTGATATTTTCAAGCTTCACTTTCGTACCTTCTCTTAATTTTAAACCTTGTGATTGGTTACCAGAATGTGCGATTAATGTAACGTTTCTTAGTGTTGGGAATGAGAATGGTTCCATCGCATTATTATTTTGATTGTTGTCACCTTCTAATCCTCTATCCCCTTGAGTAGTGTTTTTACCATAAAGGTTTTCAGCTGTTCCTACCCAACCTTCTGTCCAGTCAAAAGAATCATCACCATTATCGGTTGATACTAAGTTTTCTGCGTTAACAGTACCACCAAACCATTCGAATCCATCATCAGCACCTTTATGTGCTTGTAGATTACGTAATACAGTACCGTTACCTACACCATTGAATGTAAATCCATTGTGCTCTTTATCTGCTGTAATTTGGTTACCACCAAACTCTAAACGAACGAACTCAAGGATACCTGAATTATCTGATGGATTGTGACCACCGTACCAAATACCAGGGCCAGAAACTTCGGGTACT is from Flammeovirga agarivorans and encodes:
- a CDS encoding glutamate--tRNA ligase family protein, with the translated sequence MRTRFAPTPSGYLHIGNAYSFLLTWILARQSEDGQILLRIDDIDSTRARDEYIEDIFQTIDWLGLDYDQGPFSVDDFKKNWSQELRYHRYQQAFDKLKEQGDLFACNCSRKEVFEQSPSGLYTGKCRDLNLPFSSDNAVRIKTTPTPILLEDLFIGDLAIDVDAVMKDFIIRRKDGLFSYQLASLIDDEDDGIDFIVRGEDLVESSAAQIFLGNKLELENFEEVEFLHHPLLVDEKGEKLSKSDGADSIKALREGGMTPQEIYSSFAEFYLGEEVEITHIEQLLDIDFIEEEDEDEFDF
- a CDS encoding ROK family protein, with protein sequence MSIQEKKQIVLTLDAGGTNFVFSAMQGGKMIVDPHRLPSNGDNLEKSLQNILDGFNHVIQQLGDKKPEAISFAFPGPADYPNGIIGDLQNLPGYRGGVALGPMLEEQFGIPAFINNDGDLFAYGEAIGGILPEINAKLKANGSDKQYKNIIGITLGTGLGGGVVSDNKLHIGDNSMGGEIWLMPSKVLDHINAEEASCIRAIQRFYKEFSGVDNAELTPKDIFEIAKGIQEGDNKSAQKSFDTLGENLGDVLCTLATTIDAIVVIGGGLSGAHELFMPATLAEMKSKYNSGTDRLVMEVFDLTSETETEKFVTNNQLEIKVPFSDKTVKYDANPKIGVGISSLGTSEAISLGAYAYAVDQLES
- a CDS encoding ROK family protein, with product MTTVTLGIDVGGTNTKIGFVDRHGRCLASTHIPTGADKPFDNFLKDVFSTVEELKKEAGEIEMVAVGIGAPNANYYTGKIEKAVNLKGWGEEVAIADLMQEHFKVPVAITNDANAAALGEMKFGVAQGMKNFLVVTLGTGLGSGIIVNGDLLYGHDGFAGELGHINVVEDGRICGCGRRGCLETYVSATGIKRTMFELLADNNGSSLLSNKTFEDLEAKDIFDAAEQGDELAKEAFAVTGEILGKALADTIAIFSPEAIVLFGGLASAGDYITSPTREAMEANCLSIFKGKTRLVVSNLEGDNTAILGSSALAWQEYEKQQA